Proteins encoded in a region of the Mycobacteriales bacterium genome:
- a CDS encoding ASCH domain-containing protein, protein MATTSFGYDGDGGLGDRLLAAVLRGEKTATSSLAVEYLSGESLPRVGQQSELVDHAGRRHGMIETTRVRIIPLDAVGDDVARDEGEGFADAVEWRRAHEAFWGETIEMIRADAGDSTWELRDSEPVVVEWFRLLDDQGPTTG, encoded by the coding sequence ATGGCCACAACGAGCTTCGGCTACGACGGTGACGGCGGCCTCGGCGATCGGCTACTCGCAGCCGTGCTACGCGGTGAGAAGACGGCGACGTCGTCGCTGGCCGTCGAGTACCTCTCCGGCGAATCGCTGCCGCGGGTCGGCCAGCAGTCCGAGCTGGTTGACCACGCCGGCCGAAGGCATGGGATGATCGAGACGACACGAGTCCGGATCATCCCGCTCGACGCAGTCGGTGACGATGTGGCGAGGGATGAGGGCGAGGGCTTCGCCGACGCGGTCGAGTGGCGCCGGGCTCATGAAGCGTTCTGGGGCGAGACCATAGAGATGATCCGCGCCGACGCCGGTGACTCCACCTGGGAGCTGCGAGACAGCGAGCCGGTCGTGGTGGAGTGGTTCCGCCTCCTCGACGACCAAGGGCCCACGACGGGCTGA
- a CDS encoding S66 peptidase family protein: MVPELMHPPKARRGEKVAVVSPSFAAPGVAPVVHEQAMRRLSEITGLVPVEYPTTRQVGASPRQRAADLNAAFADPEIRAVVATIGGEDQIQVVAHLDPGPVGADPKPFCGYSDNSNLLSWLWTHGIASFHGGSTQVQLGPGPAVDACHSASLRAALLTGERLEVTDPGESEDFGKDWTDPAALSEYGERETTEAWAWGGPARTVTGRTWGGCVEVLQWILATGRFPPDPAVLDGAVLILETSEEIIPAREFGWILRSLGERGLLAAAGALLVARPPASSFDKQPSAAERTDYRSAQRDVAIDVVGRYNSDAVVCVGVPFGHTRPQWLLPYGGEVTVDGTERRIWADYS; encoded by the coding sequence ATGGTCCCCGAGCTCATGCACCCGCCGAAGGCCCGTCGTGGTGAGAAAGTAGCGGTGGTCTCGCCGTCGTTCGCTGCTCCGGGCGTGGCACCGGTGGTTCACGAGCAGGCGATGCGGCGCCTGAGCGAGATCACCGGCCTCGTCCCGGTCGAGTACCCGACCACCCGCCAGGTCGGCGCCAGCCCGCGGCAGCGTGCGGCTGACCTGAACGCTGCGTTCGCCGACCCGGAGATTCGCGCCGTGGTCGCGACGATCGGTGGGGAGGACCAGATCCAGGTCGTGGCGCACCTCGACCCCGGCCCCGTGGGGGCGGACCCCAAGCCGTTCTGCGGCTACAGCGACAACAGCAATCTGCTGTCGTGGCTGTGGACCCACGGCATCGCCAGCTTCCACGGCGGCTCGACGCAGGTCCAGCTGGGTCCCGGCCCAGCGGTCGACGCCTGCCACAGTGCCTCGCTCCGCGCGGCCTTGCTGACCGGCGAGCGCCTCGAGGTCACCGACCCGGGCGAGTCCGAAGATTTCGGCAAGGACTGGACCGACCCCGCCGCGCTCAGCGAGTACGGCGAGCGCGAAACCACCGAAGCCTGGGCGTGGGGCGGTCCCGCTCGCACCGTGACCGGCCGAACCTGGGGTGGCTGCGTCGAGGTCCTCCAGTGGATCCTCGCAACTGGGCGCTTCCCGCCAGACCCCGCGGTGCTCGACGGCGCGGTGCTGATCCTGGAAACCAGCGAGGAGATCATCCCGGCCCGGGAGTTCGGGTGGATCCTGCGGTCCCTCGGTGAGCGGGGACTGCTCGCCGCTGCCGGCGCCCTGCTCGTGGCACGTCCACCTGCGTCGAGTTTTGACAAGCAGCCGTCCGCCGCAGAACGCACGGACTACCGCTCTGCTCAGCGCGACGTCGCTATCGACGTCGTCGGCCGCTACAACTCCGATGCGGTCGTCTGCGTCGGGGTGCCCTTCGGGCACACCCGGCCCCAGTGGCTCCTACCTTACGGTGGCGAGGTCACCGTCGACGGCACCGAGCGCAGGATCTGGGCCGACTACTCCTGA
- a CDS encoding DUF6112 family protein, translated as MPTGIIVNPNSNLPGTTQLAAMVGGLMTWVLLACVLAILAGAASWGLGSRAGHYGAASSGRLMVLGGAVGALIAGAAVALVNFAFGIGGTVH; from the coding sequence ATGCCCACCGGCATCATCGTCAACCCGAACTCGAACTTGCCCGGCACCACCCAGCTCGCCGCCATGGTGGGTGGGCTGATGACGTGGGTGCTGCTCGCCTGCGTACTGGCGATCCTGGCTGGCGCCGCCTCGTGGGGGCTGGGTAGCCGGGCGGGCCACTACGGCGCTGCCAGCTCCGGTCGGCTGATGGTCCTCGGTGGGGCGGTCGGCGCATTGATCGCCGGCGCGGCGGTCGCACTGGTCAACTTCGCCTTCGGCATCGGCGGGACGGTGCACTGA